The genomic interval TCCTATATCTGACCTTTTTTCGATCTATAATAAGTTAAAAGATATTGATAAACTTCATCCTCTGTCGCAAATACTTTTTTCAAATAAGAAACAGCCTCTTCAATATTTCCCTTCTCTAAAAATATTAAACCAATATTTCCATAAGCAGCAGTGAGATTCTCATCAAACAGAATAGCTTTTTTATATTCTTTTATCGCTTCATCATACTCTCCTTTCCGGTAGTAAACAGTCCCTATATTATTTCGCAAAACGGCATTTTCAAGGTCTTCCGCAATCAACGCCTTATACTCATTTATTGCTTCTTTGTAGTTGCCGTTGTTTTTATATGCCAAAGCAAGCGCAGTATGTATTTGTTTATTTGATGGATATTCATTCATTGCATCTCTATATGTCAAAATTGCCTTGTCATATTCCGTTACACCCATAAACCTATTGCCCCGCATTAACAGGCGTGTTTCATGCGGTGTTATCGTCCCCCAACACCATACAAACGTTAACAATAGCATCAAACTCAATACCAGAAAACTTCTATTTTGCGGAGTAAATTCTGTTATTGTTATACGCTTCTTCTCAACTATTTTTACTATCATCACGGCAAAACATAATCCCCATACAGCGCCAAGCAACGTTTGGAAACTACCAAGATACTTTTGTGTATAAAATGCCGTGATTATTCCGCAAAAGACAAGAAACAACTCAACGTATATACTATAATTGCCCGATTCAGGAATCAACCATCTGAACTTACGGGTCAAAGACAAGGCGCTCATGCCGGATTTGTAACCTAATGTCCCGTTTTTACATGCATCCTTACACGAAAGGCAGCGTATACAATTTGCATTGACAACCGCGCTATGCTTGGCAATCTCTTCGTGTACCGTTATTCCCATAATACAATTTCTCGTGCAATTCATACATCCGGTACATTCCCTGATTTTCCTTATCCGCCAAAAACTAATATTCTCAAATAGTGCAAGCAGAGGAGCCCATGGGCACACGTATCTGCAGAATGCCCTTGATCCCATAAGATAAATGAAGAGAAAGGCGTCAAATAAGAGAAAGGATGCAATAATAGCAGGGCTTCGGGGGAGGTCTGACGTCATAACCTGCGTATCACTGATATTAATATGAAACTGAGGAATGCCATAAATATACCAGAATTCAAAAATGGCAGTTATCGTTTTCAGGAGAAATACATACTGTATGATATTTGCTCTGGAATGAATAATTGAGGGATTTATTCCACACTTATTAAGCACCCGTAAAGCAAATTCCTGGAAAAAAGCAAAGTGGCATCCCCATCCACAGAATACCCTTCCAAAAAACACTGTTATTAATACAATAATAATAAAAAAAGCGGCGGCGGAATTCAGCAGGCCAAAACCTAAAAGGGTGACAATACCATTCATGCTAAAGGTTCCTACCTTCTGAAATCCATATTTATACCACAGCAGAATATGGACTATTATGAATACATTTATTGAAAATAGTACAATTAACCTTTTTTTATTGATATTCATAACATGATAAAATCAACCAAACGAATAATATCTTTTGAAGATTACTATTTTTAGGCGTGAGGGTAGAGGCTTGCCGTATGACGAAGATTTGAAACATTCGGGGGAGGCAACTGTAAAGAGGCCTTTTGAACTTTATCATCAAAGACCTCTTTATTGGTTAACTTCATAATATACCCCCAAGGGGATTTGAACCCCTGTCTCCAGGCTGAGAACCTGGCATCCTGGGCCTCTAGACGATGGGGGCGCTTCAGGTCAAAATATCATTGTCAAAATAATATGTCGGAAAACGAATAGCTTACAAACTTACAACATTTATTTTCTTATGTCAACAAAATTCATCCTGTTGCCTGAAATTCCTTTCTCTGATTCAAAAAGAAACCCTTCTCCCCGATTTTGTGATTGCAGTTTTTCCAAAATCGGGCATCTTTCCTAATGCCTCTGCGTTAAAAACCGGTCCGTCAATACATATTCGCTGCCCACTACAGTCGCATTGGCCGCAAATGCCAAACCCACATTTAATATATCTTTCAATTGATACTTCACAATCAATATGGCGTTCATTGCATAATTCGAATATTTTGTACAACATTTTTTCAGGACCGCATGCATATATCTTTTTATAATTATGTTGCCCTGTTAATTCTCTCAACAAATCAACCGTTGTTCCTCTGTAACCAAAAGAACCATCATCTGTACATAATTTCATCTCTCTGAAGCGATGTTGAAAAAGCAATTCCGGCATAGTCCTTGCCCCCTGAATGATTGTCGTATTTTTCTGCATATCCGCTAAACACGCAATAGAAGCCATTCCAATACCACCGCCTACAATACACGTAGCCGCATTGTTTTCAGGCAAGCCATATCCCATGCCATACGGCCCCCTGATACCTATTTGATCTCCCTTTTTCTTTGTATGCAAGGTTTTTGTAAATTCACCTCTTTTTAATACAGTTATCCCGGCAACATTTCCATCAATATAGGAAATAGTAAATGGTTTCTCGTCATTTAGCGGAACCCAAACCATAATAAACTGCCCCGGCTCATACTGTCCGGCATACTCAAAGAAAAACGTTTTTACGTTTGGAGTCTCATCTATGATATCGTATATTTTTACCATTTTTGGCTGTTCAATCATGGGCAACACCTACAAGCTCATTAATAGTGTTATACCCGTTTTCAATCATCCACTGCTTCATTTCAGCGCACACCTTGCTGAAAACATTAATTCCTCTTGTGTAAACGCCGGTTCCAATGCCAACAGCCGAAGCCCCTGCCATCATCATCTCTATCGCGTGCCTTCCTGTGGATATGCCCCCTACTCCGATAATTGGAATTTTCACCGCCTGGTAAACGTCATACACACAACGTACGGCAATCGGCCGCAAGGCGTCCCCGGTGACGCCCCCGACCTTAAACCCTAACACAGGTTTCTTTGATTCAATATTAATTACCATTCCAGGACCCATTGAATTCACGGCGGTAATGCCGTTTGCCCCTGCATCCTCTGCTGCTTTTGCAATTGAGGTGATTTCAGGCACGTTTGGTGATATTTTCACAAATATAGGCACATTTGTTTTTCGTCTCACCGCATAGGTTATTTCGTAGGTAGCCTTTGGAGTTCCCTGTCCGGACAGAAGGCCAAAACCAGGAGTATGAGGACAAGAAAGCGGT from Candidatus Kuenenia stuttgartiensis carries:
- a CDS encoding tetratricopeptide repeat protein, with product MNINKKRLIVLFSINVFIIVHILLWYKYGFQKVGTFSMNGIVTLLGFGLLNSAAAFFIIIVLITVFFGRVFCGWGCHFAFFQEFALRVLNKCGINPSIIHSRANIIQYVFLLKTITAIFEFWYIYGIPQFHINISDTQVMTSDLPRSPAIIASFLLFDAFLFIYLMGSRAFCRYVCPWAPLLALFENISFWRIRKIRECTGCMNCTRNCIMGITVHEEIAKHSAVVNANCIRCLSCKDACKNGTLGYKSGMSALSLTRKFRWLIPESGNYSIYVELFLVFCGIITAFYTQKYLGSFQTLLGAVWGLCFAVMIVKIVEKKRITITEFTPQNRSFLVLSLMLLLTFVWCWGTITPHETRLLMRGNRFMGVTEYDKAILTYRDAMNEYPSNKQIHTALALAYKNNGNYKEAINEYKALIAEDLENAVLRNNIGTVYYRKGEYDEAIKEYKKAILFDENLTAAYGNIGLIFLEKGNIEEAVSYLKKVFATEDEVYQYLLTYYRSKKGQI
- a CDS encoding dihydroorotate dehydrogenase electron transfer subunit; the encoded protein is MIEQPKMVKIYDIIDETPNVKTFFFEYAGQYEPGQFIMVWVPLNDEKPFTISYIDGNVAGITVLKRGEFTKTLHTKKKGDQIGIRGPYGMGYGLPENNAATCIVGGGIGMASIACLADMQKNTTIIQGARTMPELLFQHRFREMKLCTDDGSFGYRGTTVDLLRELTGQHNYKKIYACGPEKMLYKIFELCNERHIDCEVSIERYIKCGFGICGQCDCSGQRICIDGPVFNAEALGKMPDFGKTAITKSGRRVSF
- a CDS encoding dihydroorotate dehydrogenase gives rise to the protein MTEVTLSINLCSMRLSNPTVLASGILGTTKTLLKRVAESGAGAVTIKSVSKDSREGHHNPTVITYEAGMLNAVGYSNPGVEAARIEYSNLNEIGVPVIASIIGTCTDDFIEVAEGLSASGFSAIEIPLSCPHTPGFGLLSGQGTPKATYEITYAVRRKTNVPIFVKISPNVPEITSIAKAAEDAGANGITAVNSMGPGMVINIESKKPVLGFKVGGVTGDALRPIAVRCVYDVYQAVKIPIIGVGGISTGRHAIEMMMAGASAVGIGTGVYTRGINVFSKVCAEMKQWMIENGYNTINELVGVAHD